A section of the Virgibacillus sp. NKC19-3 genome encodes:
- a CDS encoding DeoR/GlpR family DNA-binding transcription regulator, producing MLTEERHAFILQILKRNGIVKSQDLMNQLECSESTIRRDLRQLEETGDLKRIHGGAKRIYQLDEELPTSEKSFKNIQEKQIIGKRATSLIQENDVIFMDAGTTTLAMVPYLQGKSITVVTNGIQHASLLAEQQIETFLIGGKIKHSTKAIIGSVSLNELKNYRFNRVFLGMNGIDPEFGCTTPDPEEAALKQRAHEQAAVTYLLADQSKWNKVSFAKVCDMEEVTIITNNIPENLQYNKEKATILEARNHDLYHNTEPFH from the coding sequence ATGTTAACAGAAGAGCGACATGCATTTATTTTACAAATATTGAAGCGAAATGGAATCGTGAAATCACAGGATTTAATGAATCAACTTGAATGTTCAGAGTCAACAATTAGAAGGGATCTGAGGCAGCTGGAAGAGACGGGAGATCTCAAACGAATCCATGGCGGAGCTAAACGAATCTATCAGCTGGATGAAGAATTACCTACTTCTGAAAAATCATTCAAAAACATTCAGGAGAAGCAAATAATTGGAAAAAGGGCGACATCGCTCATTCAAGAAAACGATGTCATCTTCATGGATGCCGGAACCACAACTCTTGCTATGGTTCCCTATTTACAAGGAAAATCTATTACAGTCGTGACAAATGGGATACAGCATGCTTCCCTCCTTGCTGAGCAACAAATTGAGACCTTTCTGATCGGAGGAAAGATCAAGCATTCCACAAAAGCGATCATTGGTTCCGTTAGCTTGAATGAATTGAAAAACTATCGATTTAACCGCGTATTTTTGGGTATGAATGGCATTGATCCGGAATTTGGATGCACCACCCCTGACCCGGAGGAGGCAGCTTTAAAGCAAAGGGCACATGAGCAGGCTGCTGTCACTTATCTCCTAGCGGATCAATCCAAATGGAATAAAGTCAGTTTCGCTAAAGTTTGTGACATGGAGGAAGTAACCATTATAACAAACAACATACCCGAAAATCTGCAGTACAATAAGGAAAAAGCAACCATTTTGGAGGCGCGTAACCATGATTTATACCATAACACTGAACCCTTCCATTGA
- the qoxC gene encoding cytochrome aa3 quinol oxidase subunit III, producing the protein MSENEMNAVPLEYRSHEGQMNIVGFWIFLAAEIALFATLFATYAVLFGRTADAPTPAELFEPGIVLVMTFILLTSSFTCGIGIHRMREGTVKGLMTWLIITAVLGLTFLGFEVYEFVHYVSEGATLPSSAFWSAFYVLAGTHGVHVALGLGWMILLLIQLKQRGITAVTSRKVFIIGLYWHFLDVIWIFIFTSVYLIGMVI; encoded by the coding sequence ATGAGTGAAAATGAAATGAACGCCGTCCCTTTGGAATATAGGTCGCATGAGGGGCAGATGAACATTGTTGGTTTCTGGATTTTCCTTGCTGCTGAAATAGCGTTATTTGCAACATTATTTGCCACATATGCCGTTCTATTTGGCAGAACGGCTGATGCGCCAACACCGGCGGAATTATTTGAGCCAGGCATTGTGCTGGTGATGACGTTCATTCTTTTAACGAGTAGCTTTACGTGTGGTATCGGAATTCACCGGATGCGCGAAGGAACAGTGAAAGGTTTGATGACTTGGCTGATTATCACCGCAGTATTAGGTCTGACGTTTCTGGGCTTTGAGGTATATGAATTTGTCCATTATGTAAGTGAAGGGGCAACATTGCCATCGAGTGCGTTCTGGTCCGCCTTTTATGTACTGGCAGGTACGCACGGGGTCCATGTGGCACTTGGGCTTGGCTGGATGATCCTCCTGTTGATTCAGCTCAAGCAACGGGGGATCACTGCAGTCACGAGCCGAAAAGTGTTTATCATTGGGTTGTATTGGCACTTCCTTGATGTTATCTGGATTTTCATATTTACCAGTGTTTATTTGATTGGGATGGTGATATAA
- a CDS encoding cytochrome C oxidase subunit IV family protein: MEKQSSKFPVKHLIGFLISIVLTIIAAWTALGSDLPNHWIIAAIMALAVIQAGIQLFMFMHIIESGATHAPWNMMFHAAVLASIIVAGSLFTMSFGFTHDHDHDEGDHQHEQMEQHEDHGDH; this comes from the coding sequence ATGGAAAAACAATCCAGCAAGTTCCCGGTAAAACATCTCATTGGATTTCTGATATCCATTGTCTTGACCATCATAGCTGCGTGGACTGCGCTAGGTTCCGATCTGCCGAATCATTGGATCATTGCCGCCATCATGGCGCTGGCTGTGATTCAGGCGGGGATTCAGTTGTTTATGTTTATGCACATCATCGAGTCGGGAGCAACGCATGCACCTTGGAATATGATGTTTCATGCGGCTGTACTGGCAAGTATTATTGTAGCAGGTTCGCTATTTACCATGTCATTTGGCTTTACGCATGATCATGACCACGATGAAGGAGATCACCAGCATGAGCAAATGGAGCAGCATGAAGACCATGGGGACCATTGA
- a CDS encoding DUF2628 domain-containing protein has protein sequence MYCSNCGEEVDPNAHICPYCSHPLQDNQAAAVDTDNSEEVTFEEDMQLFVGRNHAFYDKKWKKAEEKNGVSFNFAAFFLSALWLGYRKMYKLVLYMALLFLAIDLILYFIGYEYEFARVDPIDQGINIGVAVTLGIYGNYLYKKEAEKRVQTIRNTTTTTDEKEKQLQNKGGKVWYGPLLAALILIGVYVVPASFLPVNFNVVDEVRYSSFYEYPDVEIGVMFDSIFDNGEWDHVEDNDTYDIVEYTGVDSQNDDIAIQFQSYPDSEEFEVFAVTIDGMELDVFDINLFLEDIFNEYDNVY, from the coding sequence ATGTACTGTTCCAATTGTGGAGAAGAAGTCGATCCAAATGCTCATATTTGCCCGTATTGCAGTCACCCATTACAGGACAATCAGGCAGCAGCGGTTGATACCGATAATTCGGAGGAAGTGACTTTCGAGGAAGACATGCAGCTATTTGTCGGACGTAATCATGCGTTTTATGATAAGAAATGGAAGAAAGCAGAAGAAAAAAATGGAGTTTCCTTTAATTTTGCCGCATTCTTTTTATCAGCCCTTTGGCTTGGTTATAGAAAGATGTATAAGCTCGTTCTTTACATGGCACTTCTATTTTTAGCTATTGATCTCATATTATATTTTATTGGATATGAATATGAATTTGCACGTGTAGACCCAATTGATCAAGGCATCAACATAGGTGTTGCTGTAACGCTTGGCATTTATGGTAATTATTTATATAAAAAGGAAGCCGAAAAACGCGTTCAAACGATCCGAAATACCACGACCACAACCGATGAGAAGGAAAAACAATTACAGAACAAAGGCGGGAAGGTCTGGTATGGCCCCCTACTTGCAGCACTGATTTTAATAGGTGTTTATGTCGTGCCAGCCAGTTTTTTACCTGTAAATTTCAACGTGGTTGATGAAGTCCGGTATAGCTCATTTTATGAATATCCTGACGTTGAAATTGGCGTTATGTTCGATTCTATTTTCGATAATGGGGAGTGGGATCATGTGGAAGATAACGACACCTATGACATCGTGGAATACACTGGCGTTGATTCCCAAAATGATGACATAGCCATTCAATTTCAAAGCTATCCGGATAGCGAGGAATTCGAAGTGTTTGCAGTCACCATTGATGGTATGGAATTAGATGTATTCGACATCAATTTATTCCTGGAAGATATATTCAACGAATATGATAACGTTTATTAA
- a CDS encoding secondary thiamine-phosphate synthase enzyme YjbQ, with the protein MEKIFHVKTNHHSEMTDITSTIENWIKQEGIRDGVLIVSSQHTTAGITVNENADPDVKTDMLMRLDEVYPWHHAKDKHGEGNTAAHLKTSTVGHAQTLVISSGKLVLGTWQGVYFCEFDGPRNRKFHVKMM; encoded by the coding sequence TTGGAAAAAATATTTCACGTGAAAACAAACCATCACTCCGAAATGACCGATATTACATCAACCATTGAAAATTGGATCAAACAGGAAGGCATTCGTGACGGCGTTTTAATCGTTTCTTCCCAGCATACCACTGCAGGCATCACCGTTAATGAAAACGCCGACCCTGATGTGAAAACAGATATGCTTATGCGGCTTGATGAAGTATATCCATGGCATCACGCAAAGGATAAACACGGGGAAGGAAACACAGCCGCCCACCTGAAAACAAGTACAGTAGGACATGCCCAAACGCTCGTTATATCTAGTGGCAAGTTAGTACTCGGTACATGGCAAGGTGTCTATTTTTGCGAGTTTGACGGACCACGGAATCGAAAGTTTCATGTGAAGATGATGTAA
- a CDS encoding alkaline phosphatase, which translates to MLKKVGVVVLSAGFLFTIAWLPGWVGSGQPSEPGNDNENQKVKNIIYMIPDGFNADYATNYRLYKEEDVVWDEHMKGMYTTHSADSSITDSAAAGTAMATGYKTNNGVIGLDPEERELETILEASQESGMAAGLVATSTITHATPASFASHVKDRNNETAIAPQLLENEVDVLLGGGKNNFLPGSEGGNQESNHLIDQASDQNYAFVETRDALQDAEIDIEAGEKLLGLFADDALAPEMHRDETKEPSLADMTESAIGSLEEGEDGFFLMVEGSQIDWAGHANDAAWAMQDIAAFEAAVEEAIAFAEEDRETLVVVGGDHETGGMTVGMGENPEMNVDPSVLKNVTATGDHMASALNSDRSNINEVIGTYTDFELSESEIQTIRNADDAASAFNQVISDRASIGWTSTNHTGVNIPVYAYGPQAADFTGHLDNTDLPKIMAEVLGVELGG; encoded by the coding sequence ATGTTGAAAAAAGTTGGCGTTGTTGTGTTGAGTGCGGGATTTTTATTTACGATTGCGTGGTTACCGGGTTGGGTTGGGTCTGGACAACCAAGTGAACCTGGAAATGACAACGAAAATCAAAAGGTAAAAAATATCATTTACATGATTCCGGATGGCTTTAATGCCGACTATGCCACTAATTATCGCTTGTACAAAGAAGAAGATGTGGTATGGGATGAGCATATGAAAGGAATGTATACTACTCATTCCGCTGATTCTAGCATCACGGATTCTGCAGCTGCGGGAACGGCAATGGCTACAGGATACAAGACAAATAATGGCGTGATCGGTCTGGATCCAGAAGAAAGGGAACTGGAGACAATTTTAGAAGCCTCTCAGGAGTCCGGGATGGCAGCTGGATTAGTAGCAACATCTACCATTACGCATGCGACGCCGGCCTCTTTTGCCTCCCATGTCAAGGATCGAAATAATGAGACAGCGATTGCGCCACAACTACTGGAAAATGAAGTAGATGTACTACTGGGTGGTGGAAAAAATAATTTCTTGCCCGGGTCGGAAGGTGGCAATCAGGAATCGAATCATTTGATCGACCAAGCGAGCGATCAAAACTATGCATTTGTGGAAACACGGGATGCATTGCAAGACGCAGAAATTGATATAGAAGCAGGGGAAAAATTACTCGGCCTATTTGCAGATGATGCGCTTGCACCTGAAATGCACCGCGATGAAACAAAAGAGCCAAGTCTTGCTGATATGACAGAAAGTGCCATTGGTAGTCTGGAAGAAGGGGAAGATGGATTTTTCCTAATGGTGGAAGGTAGCCAGATTGATTGGGCCGGCCATGCCAATGATGCAGCGTGGGCCATGCAGGATATAGCAGCCTTTGAAGCTGCCGTGGAAGAAGCCATCGCCTTTGCGGAAGAAGATAGGGAGACACTCGTAGTTGTCGGTGGTGACCATGAAACAGGTGGAATGACGGTCGGTATGGGTGAAAATCCGGAGATGAATGTCGATCCATCCGTTCTTAAAAATGTCACGGCAACCGGTGATCATATGGCATCCGCATTAAATTCTGATCGTTCCAATATTAATGAAGTTATTGGAACATATACAGACTTCGAACTGTCCGAATCTGAAATTCAAACCATTCGTAATGCAGATGATGCTGCATCAGCATTCAATCAAGTAATTAGTGATAGAGCATCCATCGGCTGGACAAGTACCAATCACACCGGCGTGAATATTCCGGTCTATGCATACGGCCCACAAGCTGCTGATTTTACCGGCCATCTGGATAACACTGATTTGCCGAAAATAATGGCTGAAGTTTTGGGTGTTGAATTGGGGGGATGA
- the pfkB gene encoding 1-phosphofructokinase has translation MIYTITLNPSIDYVIQIDQLKLGSLNKMDNEAKFPGGKGINVSRVLDRLHYTNTALGFLGGFTGDYIAEQLQQQAINSDFISIKGETRVNIKLKSDQETEINSHGPDILPEETEKLLQQLQKVTKQDTVVLSGSTPPSLPTDYYEKLVEEIVHAGGAFVVDTTGDSLTSVLPYGPLLVKPNLEELGELFHVTLNSRDEVIHYGKKLVDLGAKHAIVSMAGDGALLFTKEGIFQGNSPEGDVKNSVGAGDSMIAGFTGTYNKTKDALEAFRMALAAGSATAFSTDLATGAYIQELRKQISLTQIAEMDKRKDENHEDH, from the coding sequence ATGATTTATACCATAACACTGAACCCTTCCATTGATTATGTGATTCAAATTGACCAATTGAAGCTTGGCAGTTTGAATAAAATGGATAATGAAGCAAAATTTCCCGGGGGAAAAGGGATTAATGTTTCCAGAGTGCTTGATAGACTTCACTATACAAACACAGCACTAGGATTTCTTGGCGGATTTACCGGGGACTATATAGCAGAACAACTGCAGCAACAAGCAATCAACTCCGATTTCATTTCTATTAAAGGAGAAACAAGGGTCAATATTAAACTCAAATCGGACCAAGAAACGGAAATCAACAGTCATGGGCCGGATATACTGCCCGAAGAAACGGAAAAATTGCTGCAGCAACTTCAAAAAGTAACGAAACAAGATACGGTTGTTTTATCCGGGAGCACCCCGCCATCGTTACCAACAGATTACTATGAAAAACTGGTTGAGGAAATTGTCCATGCAGGAGGTGCGTTTGTTGTTGATACAACAGGAGATTCGTTAACATCTGTATTACCTTATGGACCGCTCTTGGTCAAACCGAATCTGGAGGAATTGGGAGAATTATTTCATGTGACCCTAAACAGCCGGGATGAGGTTATCCACTATGGAAAAAAACTAGTAGATCTTGGCGCTAAACATGCGATTGTTTCCATGGCTGGTGACGGAGCATTGTTGTTTACAAAAGAAGGAATTTTTCAAGGTAATAGTCCAGAAGGAGACGTTAAAAATTCAGTAGGCGCGGGCGACTCTATGATCGCGGGATTCACCGGGACGTATAACAAGACGAAAGATGCACTAGAAGCGTTCCGTATGGCCCTTGCGGCAGGTAGTGCTACAGCCTTTTCCACCGATTTGGCAACAGGTGCTTACATTCAGGAATTACGAAAGCAAATAAGTCTCACCCAAATTGCAGAAATGGATAAAAGAAAGGATGAAAACCATGAGGATCATTGA
- a CDS encoding nuclease-related domain-containing protein: protein MILKKRTKPRILKKYEALLPRLPPNFPRLADVRHEYNKNKKGYEGELDVDYHLKWLPHEYMILQDVCLKTQERTFQMDNLVITQQAITIVDVKNYNGRIIFDTILDQFTRDDGAIEMGFSHPIAQVELQRSNLQQWLLERNFPNIPIHYFIAISDPRTILKVEGDKEKIAKIVAHAATISKKIIDRNKRLSGHTALQDRKIGHATRKESTVFDKDILEAHGIKEKHLLPGVQCPACGVLGMRRVHTGWFCYKCQKKSRDAHTSALADYLLLVRPWITNSECMRFLKFNAKNVATRLLREYGLFYDKARRRWVQK from the coding sequence ATGATCTTAAAAAAGCGAACCAAACCACGCATACTGAAAAAGTACGAAGCGCTGCTTCCACGCTTGCCCCCAAATTTCCCGCGTCTAGCGGATGTTCGGCATGAATACAACAAAAATAAGAAAGGCTATGAGGGTGAGCTAGACGTTGACTATCATTTAAAATGGTTGCCTCATGAATACATGATTTTGCAAGATGTTTGCTTGAAGACGCAGGAGAGAACGTTTCAGATGGACAACCTTGTCATAACGCAGCAGGCGATTACGATTGTTGATGTAAAAAATTATAATGGAAGGATTATTTTTGATACTATCCTTGATCAATTTACCCGCGACGATGGGGCAATTGAAATGGGCTTCAGTCATCCCATCGCCCAAGTTGAACTCCAACGATCCAATCTTCAACAATGGCTTCTAGAGAGGAATTTCCCTAACATCCCCATTCATTATTTCATCGCGATCAGTGACCCACGTACGATACTCAAAGTAGAAGGTGATAAAGAGAAAATTGCTAAGATAGTCGCGCATGCAGCAACTATTTCTAAAAAAATAATCGATCGGAACAAACGGCTGTCAGGCCATACTGCTTTGCAGGATAGAAAAATTGGGCATGCGACACGAAAGGAGTCTACCGTATTTGATAAGGACATCCTGGAGGCACATGGCATCAAAGAAAAGCATCTATTGCCAGGAGTACAATGTCCAGCCTGCGGTGTGCTTGGAATGAGGCGCGTGCATACTGGGTGGTTCTGTTATAAATGTCAGAAGAAATCGCGTGATGCGCATACGTCTGCCTTGGCAGATTATCTTCTGTTGGTAAGGCCTTGGATTACGAATTCAGAATGCATGCGATTCTTAAAATTTAATGCTAAAAATGTAGCCACACGGCTGTTGAGAGAATATGGATTATTTTATGATAAGGCCCGGCGGCGATGGGTGCAGAAGTAA
- a CDS encoding PTS fructose transporter subunit IIABC: protein MRIIDLLRKDIMIMDLKARDKSSAIDEMVSRLEEKQAVNDAGILKEEIIKREEQTSTGLGDGIAMPHAKTDAVKEPVVLFAKSTNGVDYEALDGQPSYLFFMIAVPDGANDTHLQTLATLSRMLIDQTFVEQLKQAATADEVQALFQKEEAEREAAENQQEDGNEETEKPFVVAVTACPTGIAHTYMAEDALKKKAAEMDVDIRVETNGSDGTKNTLTTDEINKAVGVIIAADKNVEMARFDQKPVVEGPVSDGINKAEELITKAANQDARIFHAEETDTEANDEAKQSGSVWRKIYKDLMNGVSYMLPFVVGGGILMAISFLFEGFLGEESELFAFFNTVGDNAFNYLIPILAGFIAMSIADRPGLMPGMVGGLMAVNSDAGFLGGLVAGFLAGYLVIFVKWMFRGLPKSLNGLKSILIYPVIGLFLIGISMYVVIGPVFSTINTAMMTFLENLGTGNAVLVGALLGGMMAIDMGGPFNKAAYTFSIGMFTDTGDGSLMAAVMIGGMIPPIAIALATTFFKHKFTEEERQSGLTNYIMGLSFITEGAIPFAAADPVRVIGSSVLGTVIAGGLTQLWSSTIPAPHGGIFVIGLDGITSALYFLLALLIGSVISGITLGLWKKPKN, encoded by the coding sequence ATGAGGATCATTGATTTACTTCGAAAAGATATCATGATCATGGATTTGAAGGCACGGGACAAGTCATCTGCAATCGATGAAATGGTATCACGTCTTGAGGAGAAGCAAGCAGTCAATGACGCCGGGATATTAAAAGAAGAAATTATCAAACGGGAGGAGCAAACATCCACCGGTTTGGGTGACGGGATCGCCATGCCACATGCAAAGACAGATGCGGTTAAAGAGCCGGTGGTGCTGTTTGCAAAAAGTACAAATGGCGTCGACTATGAAGCACTTGACGGACAGCCATCGTATTTATTTTTTATGATAGCAGTCCCAGATGGCGCCAATGATACGCACTTGCAAACGTTGGCCACCCTTTCCAGAATGCTTATTGATCAAACGTTTGTTGAACAACTTAAGCAGGCTGCTACAGCGGATGAAGTGCAGGCGCTTTTTCAAAAGGAAGAAGCAGAACGGGAAGCGGCGGAAAACCAGCAAGAAGACGGAAATGAGGAAACAGAAAAACCATTTGTGGTAGCAGTCACTGCATGTCCCACAGGAATTGCCCATACCTATATGGCAGAAGATGCATTAAAGAAAAAAGCTGCAGAAATGGATGTTGATATTCGCGTGGAGACGAATGGATCAGATGGGACGAAAAACACCTTGACCACGGATGAAATCAACAAAGCGGTTGGCGTGATCATTGCCGCTGACAAGAATGTGGAAATGGCCCGTTTTGACCAAAAGCCAGTCGTGGAAGGTCCGGTCAGTGATGGGATTAATAAAGCGGAGGAATTAATTACAAAAGCGGCTAATCAGGATGCGCGCATTTTCCATGCGGAAGAGACAGACACTGAAGCGAACGATGAAGCTAAACAATCTGGTTCTGTTTGGAGGAAAATTTATAAAGATTTAATGAACGGCGTCTCTTACATGCTCCCATTTGTTGTGGGTGGCGGTATTTTGATGGCTATTTCCTTCTTATTTGAGGGTTTTCTTGGAGAAGAATCAGAACTCTTTGCGTTCTTTAATACAGTTGGTGACAATGCATTCAACTATCTGATTCCGATACTCGCTGGTTTCATTGCAATGAGTATTGCCGATAGACCTGGTTTAATGCCTGGTATGGTCGGCGGTCTGATGGCGGTTAACAGCGACGCTGGTTTTCTAGGCGGACTGGTTGCCGGTTTCCTGGCTGGTTATCTAGTTATTTTTGTAAAATGGATGTTCCGCGGATTACCAAAATCCCTAAATGGGCTAAAATCCATTTTGATTTATCCGGTAATAGGTTTATTTTTAATTGGAATATCCATGTATGTAGTTATCGGCCCTGTCTTTTCGACAATTAACACGGCAATGATGACCTTTCTTGAAAATCTTGGTACCGGGAATGCAGTGCTGGTAGGTGCGCTGCTTGGTGGCATGATGGCGATTGATATGGGTGGACCCTTTAATAAGGCTGCTTACACCTTTTCGATTGGCATGTTTACGGATACGGGAGACGGTAGTTTGATGGCTGCAGTTATGATCGGCGGTATGATTCCTCCGATTGCGATTGCGCTGGCAACGACCTTCTTTAAGCATAAATTTACGGAAGAGGAGCGGCAATCAGGGTTAACCAATTATATCATGGGACTATCTTTCATCACAGAAGGTGCAATCCCATTTGCAGCCGCTGATCCGGTTCGCGTAATTGGTTCATCCGTACTGGGTACCGTAATTGCAGGTGGCTTAACACAGCTTTGGAGCAGTACGATACCAGCCCCCCACGGCGGTATTTTCGTTATTGGACTTGACGGAATCACCTCTGCCCTGTACTTCCTGCTAGCACTTCTCATCGGCTCAGTCATATCCGGTATCACACTCGGCCTATGGAAGAAACCTAAAAATTAA
- a CDS encoding nuclease-related domain-containing protein, protein MKVRPKPLVLKKYEILISRLKRNFPRFNEVTREYQKRKRGYEGEIQVDYHLAFLPQQFLILRDICLHVSHRTFQMGNLIFSQNALFIVEVKNYQGTIIFDTILDQFTRDDGQMETGFNHPISQTELQRYNLQQWLQERNFATIPIYAFTAISDPSTIIKVDGDKDKIAKVVAHGSSIPRKIMHFNKQLSAHDSLGDRKIGTMVQKESKEYDMDIMKRYDVKMSDLLPGVKCPACKFLGMERIYNKWQCRKCHHCSSNAHKQAIDDYMLFGNNWITNSICRWWLQINSKNTVTRLLKKSSLRYNAKRRRWEK, encoded by the coding sequence ATGAAAGTTCGACCGAAACCGCTAGTACTGAAAAAATATGAAATTCTTATATCGCGTCTGAAGCGAAATTTTCCGCGTTTTAATGAAGTGACTCGCGAATACCAAAAAAGAAAGAGAGGGTACGAGGGTGAAATACAGGTTGATTATCATCTTGCGTTTTTACCTCAGCAGTTTTTGATTCTTCGCGATATTTGCCTCCATGTTTCACATAGAACATTTCAAATGGGTAATCTTATTTTTTCTCAGAACGCGCTTTTCATTGTAGAAGTGAAAAATTATCAGGGCACGATTATTTTCGATACGATCCTTGATCAATTTACTCGCGATGATGGGCAAATGGAAACAGGTTTTAACCACCCTATTTCACAGACAGAACTCCAGCGATATAATCTTCAGCAATGGCTTCAAGAGCGAAATTTTGCCACCATCCCAATATACGCTTTTACCGCAATCAGTGATCCAAGCACCATTATAAAAGTAGATGGCGATAAGGATAAAATAGCCAAAGTGGTTGCCCATGGGTCTAGTATTCCTCGAAAAATAATGCACTTCAACAAGCAATTATCAGCTCATGACTCGTTAGGCGATCGAAAAATTGGGACAATGGTACAGAAAGAATCCAAAGAATATGATATGGACATCATGAAACGATATGATGTGAAAATGAGTGACTTGCTCCCGGGGGTGAAGTGCCCGGCATGCAAATTTTTAGGCATGGAGCGGATTTATAATAAGTGGCAATGTAGGAAATGTCATCATTGTTCGTCTAATGCGCATAAACAAGCGATCGATGATTATATGTTGTTTGGAAATAATTGGATAACTAACTCGATTTGCAGGTGGTGGCTTCAAATTAATTCAAAAAATACAGTAACCAGGCTATTGAAGAAATCCTCATTAAGATATAACGCAAAACGACGTCGTTGGGAAAAGTGA